A genomic window from Silene latifolia isolate original U9 population chromosome Y, ASM4854445v1, whole genome shotgun sequence includes:
- the LOC141629949 gene encoding F-box/LRR-repeat protein At3g26922-like, with protein sequence MATTNENDRRSSNRSIDRLSYLPDDILIGIISLLPLQLAIATGTLSRRWRGLWSNTTSIDIAFRETYNLRNLDTTLNETMRQITSPFIHTFNIDFKKSFDLDYWAPLMDIVIRDVCNRNVHQLKVTWRDTSCWDNIYTLPSVIFQTQSLVSIELGSKSGSYDDWRFPEDSDTINLPNLKNLTIHFGRNYQWIEKLVKACPSLVKLSLDCWASNIDETLQSGTIVINAPNLEYLAIFAPKCLTFSFEEEPIMLRETKIEFTDLHQDQSDIYEAISKVRILTIDISAVDALSTVLHNVTRLTINMKWSHSLNTLLSLLKMCPKVDVLTLKFWGVNNYNEPLYRNAGNVSTSRRALRWIKSINVEIDNWVTYCKPAKSLTRLIVHLLRSTCNLEHFNLRVNDFHQDWDWLPSPNCLSNQEHELKLCEKLYQWPTISSCCDVEFNGRFFKMSRKDGPKITTTNGEAIYFHPSRKGLIYKEK encoded by the coding sequence ATGGCGACGACGAACGAGAACGATAGAAGAAGTAGTAATCGAAGTATCGACAGGCTGAGCTATCTCCCTGACGACATTCTTATCGGAATTATTTCCCTTCTTCCTCTCCAATTAGCCATCGCTACCGGAACTTTATCCCGTCGATGGCGTGGTCTCTGGTCCAACACAACCTCTATTGACATCGCCTTCCGCGAGACTTATAACTTACGTAATCTCGATACCACATTGAATGAAACCATGAGACAAATTACCTCACCTTTTATCCATACcttcaatatcgatttcaaaaaatCCTTTGATCTGGACTATTGGGCGCCTCTCATGGATATTGTAATTCGCGACGTTTGTAACCGGAACGTCCATCAACTTAAGGTAACATGGCGTGATACTTCTTGTTGGGATAATATATATACATTACCAAGTGTTATTTTCCAAACGCAGTCGCTAGTGTCGATTGAATTGGGTTCCAAAAGTGGCTCGTATGATGATTGGCGATTCCCTGAGGATTCTGATACCATCAATCTTCCAAATTTGAAGAACTTAACCATTCACTTTGGTCGGAATTATCAATGGATTGAAAAACTAGTTAAGGCTTGTCCGTCACTTGTAAAATTGTCGTTAGATTGCTGGGCTAGCAATATCGACGAGACTTTGCAAAGCGGTACAATTGTGATTAATGCCCCAAATTTAGAGTACTTGGCTATTTTTGCTCCAAAATGCTTAACCTTTTCTTTTGAGGAGGAACCGATTATGCTGCGTGAAACGAAAATTGAATTTACTGATCTTCACCAAGATCAATCAGATATTTATGAGGCAATTTCTAAAGTAAGGATCCTTACCATTGATATTTCTGCAGTAGATGCCTTATCTACGGTGTTACACAATGTTACTCGGCTCACAATTAATATGAAATGGAGCCATAGTTTAAATACTCTGTTGTCATTGTTAAAGATGTGTCCTAAAGTAGATGTTTTGACCCTGAAATTTTGGGGTGTCAATAATTATAACGAGCCATTGTACCGAAATGCTGGCAATGTAAGCACCTCACGACGAGCACTCAGATGGATAAAGTCGATAAATGTGGAAATCGATAACTGGGTAACTTATTGCAAACCCGCGAAATCATTAACACGCCTTATAGTGCATTTGTTAAGAAGCACTTGCAATTTGGAGCACTTCAATCTTAGAGTAAATGATTTTCATCAAGACTGGGACTGGCTGCCGTCGCCTAATTGTTTGAGTAATCAAGAACATGAGTTAAAGTTGTGCGAGAAACTCTATCAATGGCCAACAATCTCCAGTTGTTGTGATGTTGAATTTAATGGGAGATTTTTCAAGATGTCTCGAAAAGATGGTCCCAAAATTACGACTACAAATGGCGAAGCTATCTATTTCCATCCTTCCCGGAAAGGTTTGATTTATAAAGAAAAATGA